One segment of Channa argus isolate prfri chromosome 17, Channa argus male v1.0, whole genome shotgun sequence DNA contains the following:
- the slc2a12 gene encoding solute carrier family 2, facilitated glucose transporter member 12 isoform X1, whose product MMDPDSETKRMTSYLPGSLSHETQKLAPPRGPGCSWLVGVAAIVASLSGLMLGYEMGLTSGVLLQLRGLLSLSCREQELLVSSHLLGALLVCLAGGPVLDRYGRRCSLFLSATLVVGGTVVLIAVTSLVALTLGRLIVGMGTALSGTAACLYIAEISPRERRGLLVTLYELMLVVGVMLGFSCSYAFATLPHGWAYTFGLVIPPALLQIGALVFLPPSPRFLVAQGKVEQAKVILVRLRGGVKGNGVEEVEMELRDIQAGLKEESEHSFWELFSAKANLRSRLLIGVALVFLQQATGQPNLLSYASPLLRSVGFNSDAAATLASTGFGVVKVVGTIPAVVLVDRVGPKSFLCVGAVGMGMSLAVLGTVSLQSRTHLTSLCKSQTTQNNTNVLWDLNKTSTDLEKSEFFSTHLLSQWDSDEAQRTNREDDEILGPRVDVSSPLKWASLISLLIYVAAFSISLGPMVYVVLSEIFPMAIRGRAVCVVSAVNWATNLLISMTFLTITEKIGVPNVMFLYSAMSFALLVFVFLCIPETKGRSLEEISKELAKKKHFEVRICRQVQPQESLISSSTFTEIPANN is encoded by the exons ATGATGGACCCTGACAGTGAGACAAAAAGGATGACCTCTTACCTCCCAGGCAGCCTCTCCCATGAAACCCAGAAACTGGCCCCACCCAGAGGCCCAG GATGCAGCTGGCTGGTGGGGGTGGCAGCTATAGTGGCCTCTCTCAGCGGCCTGATGCTGGGATATGAAATGGGCTTGACCTCTGGAGTTCTGCTGCAGCTGCGTGGCCTCCTCTCACTATCCTGCCGGGAACAGGAACTGCTGGTCAGCTCCCACCTGCTCGGCGCTCTCCTTGTCTGCTTGGCTGGAGGCCCCGTATTAGATCGCTACGGACGTCGCTGCTCCTTATTCCTTAGCGCCACCCTGGTGGTTGGAGGCACTGTTGTACTCATTGCTGTCACCTCACTTGTTGCACTAACACTAGGCCGGCTAATAGTCGGCATGGGAACAGCACTGTCAGGGACAGCGGCGTGTCTGTACATTGCAGAGATCTCACCGAGGGAGAGGAGGGGTCTGCTGGTGACGCTTTATGAGCTGATGTTAGTTGTGGGTGTAATGCTGGGATTCAGCTGTAGTTATGCCTTTGCTACTCTACCTCACGGGTGGGCGTATACATTTGGACTAGTTATCCCACCAGCATTGCTGCAAATTGGAGCACTTGTGTTCCTTCCTCCCAGTCCACGCTTCCTGGTTGCTCAGGGCAAAGTGGAGCAGGCTAAGGTCATACTGGTCAGACTGAGAGGTGGTGTTAAGGGAAATGGTGTGGAGGAAGTGGAAATGGAGCTCAGAGACATCCAAGCTGGACTAAAAGAGGAATCAGAGCACAGTTTCTGGGAGTTGTTCAGTGCTAAGGCCAACCTGCGTTCACGGCTGCTAATAGGTGTAGCTCTGGTCTTCCTCCAGCAGGCTACTGGTCAACCAAACCTCCTCTCCTATGCTTCACCACTTCTGCGCAGTGTAGGCTTTAACAGTGATGCTGCAGCAACCTTGGCATCCACAGGATTCGGAGTGGTCAAAGTAGTAGGCACCATCCCGGCCGTGGTGCTGGTTGACCGTGTGGGACCTAAGagctttttgtgtgtgggtgctGTCGGAATGGGAATGTCACTAGCTGTACTTGGTACAGTATCTCTACAAAGCCGCACTCACCTCACCAGCCTGTGTAAAAGTCAGactacacaaaacaacacaaatgtgttgTGGGATTTAAACAAAACCTCAACAGATTTGGAAAAAAGTGAATTTTTTTCTACACACCTCCTCAGCCAGTGGGACAGTGACGAGGCACAGAGGACTAACAGAGAGGATGATGAGATTTTGGGGCCACGCGTGGACGTGTCCTCCCCACTGAAGTGGGCATCATTGATCAGCTTGTTGATTTATGTGGCAGCCTTTTCCATCAGCCTTGGGCCAA TGGTGTACGTGGTTCTTAGTGAGATCTTTCCAATGGCAATCAGAGGACGGGCTGTGTGTGTAGTGTCAGCTGTGAACTGGGCCACTAACCTGCTGATCTCCATGACCTTCCTCACCattacag aGAAGATCGGGGTTCCTAATGTGATGTTTCTCTACTCTGCCATGAGCTTTGCTCTACTGGTGTTTGTATTCCTCTGTATTCCTGAGACCAAAGGTCGCTCGCTGGAGGAGATATCAAAGGAACTGGCTAAAAA AAAGCATTTTGAAGTCAGGATTTGTAGGCAAGTTCAACCACAGGAGAGCctgatcagcagcagcacattcaCAGAGATTCCAGCCAACAACTGA
- the slc2a12 gene encoding solute carrier family 2, facilitated glucose transporter member 12 isoform X2: MLGYEMGLTSGVLLQLRGLLSLSCREQELLVSSHLLGALLVCLAGGPVLDRYGRRCSLFLSATLVVGGTVVLIAVTSLVALTLGRLIVGMGTALSGTAACLYIAEISPRERRGLLVTLYELMLVVGVMLGFSCSYAFATLPHGWAYTFGLVIPPALLQIGALVFLPPSPRFLVAQGKVEQAKVILVRLRGGVKGNGVEEVEMELRDIQAGLKEESEHSFWELFSAKANLRSRLLIGVALVFLQQATGQPNLLSYASPLLRSVGFNSDAAATLASTGFGVVKVVGTIPAVVLVDRVGPKSFLCVGAVGMGMSLAVLGTVSLQSRTHLTSLCKSQTTQNNTNVLWDLNKTSTDLEKSEFFSTHLLSQWDSDEAQRTNREDDEILGPRVDVSSPLKWASLISLLIYVAAFSISLGPMVYVVLSEIFPMAIRGRAVCVVSAVNWATNLLISMTFLTITEKIGVPNVMFLYSAMSFALLVFVFLCIPETKGRSLEEISKELAKKKHFEVRICRQVQPQESLISSSTFTEIPANN, from the exons ATGCTGGGATATGAAATGGGCTTGACCTCTGGAGTTCTGCTGCAGCTGCGTGGCCTCCTCTCACTATCCTGCCGGGAACAGGAACTGCTGGTCAGCTCCCACCTGCTCGGCGCTCTCCTTGTCTGCTTGGCTGGAGGCCCCGTATTAGATCGCTACGGACGTCGCTGCTCCTTATTCCTTAGCGCCACCCTGGTGGTTGGAGGCACTGTTGTACTCATTGCTGTCACCTCACTTGTTGCACTAACACTAGGCCGGCTAATAGTCGGCATGGGAACAGCACTGTCAGGGACAGCGGCGTGTCTGTACATTGCAGAGATCTCACCGAGGGAGAGGAGGGGTCTGCTGGTGACGCTTTATGAGCTGATGTTAGTTGTGGGTGTAATGCTGGGATTCAGCTGTAGTTATGCCTTTGCTACTCTACCTCACGGGTGGGCGTATACATTTGGACTAGTTATCCCACCAGCATTGCTGCAAATTGGAGCACTTGTGTTCCTTCCTCCCAGTCCACGCTTCCTGGTTGCTCAGGGCAAAGTGGAGCAGGCTAAGGTCATACTGGTCAGACTGAGAGGTGGTGTTAAGGGAAATGGTGTGGAGGAAGTGGAAATGGAGCTCAGAGACATCCAAGCTGGACTAAAAGAGGAATCAGAGCACAGTTTCTGGGAGTTGTTCAGTGCTAAGGCCAACCTGCGTTCACGGCTGCTAATAGGTGTAGCTCTGGTCTTCCTCCAGCAGGCTACTGGTCAACCAAACCTCCTCTCCTATGCTTCACCACTTCTGCGCAGTGTAGGCTTTAACAGTGATGCTGCAGCAACCTTGGCATCCACAGGATTCGGAGTGGTCAAAGTAGTAGGCACCATCCCGGCCGTGGTGCTGGTTGACCGTGTGGGACCTAAGagctttttgtgtgtgggtgctGTCGGAATGGGAATGTCACTAGCTGTACTTGGTACAGTATCTCTACAAAGCCGCACTCACCTCACCAGCCTGTGTAAAAGTCAGactacacaaaacaacacaaatgtgttgTGGGATTTAAACAAAACCTCAACAGATTTGGAAAAAAGTGAATTTTTTTCTACACACCTCCTCAGCCAGTGGGACAGTGACGAGGCACAGAGGACTAACAGAGAGGATGATGAGATTTTGGGGCCACGCGTGGACGTGTCCTCCCCACTGAAGTGGGCATCATTGATCAGCTTGTTGATTTATGTGGCAGCCTTTTCCATCAGCCTTGGGCCAA TGGTGTACGTGGTTCTTAGTGAGATCTTTCCAATGGCAATCAGAGGACGGGCTGTGTGTGTAGTGTCAGCTGTGAACTGGGCCACTAACCTGCTGATCTCCATGACCTTCCTCACCattacag aGAAGATCGGGGTTCCTAATGTGATGTTTCTCTACTCTGCCATGAGCTTTGCTCTACTGGTGTTTGTATTCCTCTGTATTCCTGAGACCAAAGGTCGCTCGCTGGAGGAGATATCAAAGGAACTGGCTAAAAA AAAGCATTTTGAAGTCAGGATTTGTAGGCAAGTTCAACCACAGGAGAGCctgatcagcagcagcacattcaCAGAGATTCCAGCCAACAACTGA
- the tbpl1 gene encoding TATA box-binding protein-like 1, translating into MDSSNDEALDIIVTNVVATFRTRCHLNLRTIALEGTNVIYKPELGKVLMKLRKPKITATIWSSGKIICTGATSEDEAKLGARRLARCLQKLGFKVRFSAFRVVNVLAVCSMPFAVHLIDFTKNNRPIASYEPELHPAATYRIKNLRATIQVFSTGSLTVTGPNVQNVATAVEQIYPLLFECQKPICK; encoded by the exons ATGGATTCAAGCAATGATGAGGCACTTGATATTATTGTCACAAATGTGGTGGCAACTTTCAGGACTAGGTGCCACCTTAACCTGCGCACGATTGCCTTAGAGGGAACCAATGTCATCTACAAGCCAGAACTAGGG aaaGTACTCATGAAACTTCGTAAACCCAAGATAACGGCTACGATCTGGTCCTCAGGGAAAATTATCTGCACTGGAGCAACAAG TGAGGATGAGGCAAAACTTGGTGCTCGCAGGTTAGCACGCTGTCTGCAGAAACTAGGCTTCAAG gtGAGGTTTTCAGCCTTTAGAGTTGTGAATGTCCTGGCAGTGTGCTCCATGCCCTTTGCAGTCCACCTCATAGACTTTACTAAGAACAACCGGCCCATTGCCag tTATGAACCAGAACTCCATCCTGCTGCCACATACAGGATCAAAAATCTCAGAGCTACTATACAAGTGTTCTCTACTGGCAGCCTCACAGTTACag GACCAAATGTGCAGAATGTGGCCACAGCTGTGGAGCAGATCTATCCTCTACTGTTTGAGTGTCAGAAACCCATCTGCAaatga